The Apium graveolens cultivar Ventura chromosome 6, ASM990537v1, whole genome shotgun sequence genome contains a region encoding:
- the LOC141667238 gene encoding acid beta-fructofuranosidase 2, vacuolar-like, whose translation MATDQWYDFNGVWTGSATMLPNGQIMVLYTGSTNESVQVQNLAYPANLSDPLLTKWVKYPNNPVLKPPPGIGSKDFRDPTTAWLTPEGKWRFLVGSKLNTTGISLVYNTADFKNITLLDGLLHEVQGTGMWECVDFYPVPKPGENGVHNSFDEHGVKYVMKASLDDDRIDYYALGTYDPVKGTWVPDNPKLDVGIGLRYDYGIYYASKTFYDSNKNRRVLWSWIKETDSNSSDIQKDWASVQGIPRTVLFDDKTGGNLLQWPVEEVNELRSSNRSFENVELNAGSVVPLQIGSTSQLDITAEFEIDKESLERVQKTNEVYNCNSSMGAAGRGALGPFGLLVLAYEDLSEQTPIYFYIVKGSDGNLHTFFCADLSRSSKATDVDKEIYGSTVPVLTGEKLTVRILVDHSIVESFSQGGRTCITSRVYPTKAFDDNAKIFLFNNASEARITASLNIWQMNSTASS comes from the exons ATGGCCACTGATCAATGGTACGATTTTAACGGTGTCTGGACAGGGTCCGCTACCATGCTGCCTAATGGTCAAATAATGGTGTTGTATACTGGATCAACCAATGAATCAGTGCAAGTGCAGAATCTAGCATATCCCGCTAATTTATCTGATCCCCTCCTTACTAAATGGGTTAAGTATCCCAATAATCCGGTTCTAAAACCACCTCCTGGTATCGGTTCTAAGGATTTCCGTGACCCGACAACTGCATGGCTAACACCTGAGGGAAAGTGGCGTTTTCTAGTTGGCTCAAAGCTTAATACAACCGGCATTTCATTGGTTTATAATACGGcagattttaaaaatattacacTTTTAGACGGGTTGTTACATGAGGTTCAGGGTACTGGTATGTGGGAATGTGTAGACTTTTACCCGGTTCCAAAACCTGGAGAAAATGGGGTGCACAATTCATTTGATGAGCATGGAGTGAAATATGTTATGAAGGCTAGTCTTGATGATGATAGAATTGATTATTATGCACTTGGAACTTATGATCCGGTTAAGGGTACTTGGGTTCCGGATAATCCAAAATTAGATGTTGGTATCGGATTGAGGTATGATTATGGTATATATTATGCTTCAAAAACATTTTACGATTCAAACAAGAATAGAAGAGTCTTGTGGAGTTGGATTAAAGAAACTGATAGTAACAGTAGCGACATTCAAAAGGATTGGGCATCCGTTCAG GGCATTCCAAGGACAGTATTGTTTGATGATAAAACTGGTGGCAATTTACTTCAATGGCCTGTTGAAGAGGTAAACGAACTAAGATCAAGTAATAGGAGTTTTGAAAATGTGGAACTTAATGCTGGTTCAGTTGTGCCACTTCAAATTGGCTCAACAAGTCAG TTAGATATTACAGCTGAATTTGAGATTGATAAGGAAAGCTTGGAGAGAGTACAGAAAACAAATGAGGTGTATAATTGTAATAGCAGTATGGGAGCTGCTGGACGTGGCGCATTAGGACCATTTGGTTTGCTGGTTCTTGCTTATGAAGATCTTTCTGAGCAAACACCTATATATTTTTACATTGTTAAAGGGTCGGATGGAAATCTCCATACCTTCTTCTGTGCTGATCTTTCGAG GTCTTCCAAGGCAACTGATGTCGACAAGGAAATCTATGGCAGCACAGTTCCGGTACTCACAGGTGAAAAACTGACAGTCAGGATTCTG GTGGATCATTCTATTGTGGAGAGCTTTTCTCAGGGAGGGAGGACATGTATCACCTCCAGGGTTTATCCAACGAAAGCTTTCGACGATAATGCTAAGATTTTCTTGTTTAATAATGCCAGTGAAGCTAGAATCACTGCTTCCCTTAATATTTGGCAGATGAACAGCACTGCTTCAAGTTAA
- the LOC141665381 gene encoding uncharacterized protein LOC141665381 codes for MYGATRSILIDVVAQGTTFSQQGDALSAIKMLMSYEFVFILYVVKEIMVITDLLCRALQQKSQDILNAMHLVSTTKMLIQKLRSDGWESLLENVRSLCERHTILIPYMNAPYFDVLKSLRRQGKQKQMVTMEHHYRVEIFTAAIDQELQELNNKFNEQMTELLILIASLNPRDGYRSFNIENICKLAEKFYPEDFLGDEKIHL; via the coding sequence ATGTATGGTGCTACTCGCTCGATTTTAATTGACGTTGTTGCTCAAGGGACAACTTTTTCTCAACAAGGTGATGCTTTAAGTGCTATTAAAATGTTAATGTCTTATGAATTTGTGTTTATTTTATATGTGGTTAAGGAGATAATGGTTATTACTGATCTACTTTGTCGAGCATTACAACAAAAGTCTCAAGATATTTTAAATGCCATGCATCTGGTTTCCACTACAAAGATGTTGATTCAAAAATTGAGAAGTGATGGTTGGGAGAGTCTCTTAGAAAATGTGAGATCACTTTGTGAACGACATACTATCTTGATTCCATATATGAATGCTCCCTATTTCGATGTGCTTAAATCTCTTCGTCGACAAGGAAAACAAAAGCAAATGGTGACAATGGAACATCATTACCGAGTAGAAATCTTTACAGCTGCCATAGATCAAGAATTACAGGAGCTCAACAATAAATTCAATGAACAAATGACGGAGCTTCTCATTTTAATTGCATCACTAAATCCTAGGGATGGTTACAGATCTTTCAACATAGAGAACATTTGCAAGTTAGCTGAAAAGTTTTATCCAGAAGATTTTTTGGGAGATGAAAAAATCCATCTATAG
- the LOC141667312 gene encoding monocopper oxidase-like protein SKU5: MASFSFLSLLFVYISLFLSYSYAEDATVSYDFVVSYITASPLGVPQQVIAINGKFPGRVINVTTNNNVKVNVKNKLDEDLLMTWDGVQQRRTSWQDGVLGTNCPIPPKWNWTYNFQVKDQIGSFFYFPSLNFQRASGGFGSIIINNREVIPIPFSTPDEDVPLMIGDWYTSNHTALRRTLNGGKDLGMPDGVLINGKGPYRYNDTLVPDGIDYETIDVHPGKTYRFRVSNVGISTSLNFRIQNHNLLLAETEGSYTVQQNYTSLDIHVGQTYSFLVTMDQNASTDYYIVASARFVNESVWRRVTGVGILRYSNSKGKASGPLPEPPQDQFDKTFSMNQARSIRWNVSASGARPNPQGSFRYGSINVTDVYVLRNKPPVTIDGKRRTTLNGISFVNPHTPIRLADWYRVKNVYKADFPNWPITGPPKMETNIINGTFRGFMEVIFQNNDTKMQSYHMDGYSFFVVGMDYGEWTNNSRGTYNKWDGIARSTTQVFPGAWTAVLISLDNVGIWNIRAANLDTWYLGQETYVKVVNPEPTTKTELPIPDNALFCGALSKRQKPQDVSPATSVKSHKSKIFFTLLLVMCAFLSISQ, from the exons ATGGCTTCTTTTAGCTTTCTCTCACTTCTTTTTGTGTACATTTCTCTTTTCTTGAGCTACTCTTATGCTGAAGATGCTACTGTAAGCTATGATTTTGTGGTCTCTTATATTACTGCTTCTCCTCTTGGTGTTCCCCAACAG GTTATTGCTATAAATGGAAAGTTTCCAGGCCGTGTTATTAATGTTACTACAAACAACAATGTTAAAGTTAATGTTAaaaataaactagatgaagacCTCCTAATGACTTG GGATGGTGTTCAGCAGCGGCGCACTTCTTGGCAAGATGGAGTGCTCGGTACCAACTGTCCAATTCCTCCAAAGTGGAATTGGACTTACAATTTTCAAGTAAAAGATCAGATTGGGAGTTTCTTTTACTTCCCTTCGCTTAATTTTCAACGAGCCTCCGGTGGTTTTGGTAGCATTATTATTAATAATAGAGAAGTGATTCCAATTCCTTTTTCAACACCGGATGAGGATGTTCCACTCATGATTGGTGATTGGTACACTAGTAACCACACG GCACTGAGAAGAACCCTTAACGgtggaaaagatcttggtatgCCAGATGGTGTACTTATTAATGGAAAAGGCCCATATAGATATAATGATACACTTGTGCCTGATGGCATTGACTATGAAACAATTGATGTTCACCCTG GTAAAACTTATCGATTTCGTGTCAGCAATGTTGGGATATCAACTAGTTTAAACTTCAGAATTCAGAACCATAACCTGCTATTAGCTGAAACCGAGGGATCATATACGGTACAGCAGAACTATACTAGCTTAGATATACATGTCGGACAGACATACTCTTTCTTGGTAACAATGGATCAGAATGCAAGTACTGATTATTACATAGTAGCAAGTGCAAGATTTGTAAATGAATCAGTTTGGAGAAGAGTTACCGGTGTTGGCATTTTGCGCTATTCAAATTCTAAAGGAAAGGCATCTGGCCCCCTTCCGGAACCACCACAGGATCAGTTTGACAAAACATTCTCAATGAACCAAGCAAGGTCCATCAG GTGGAATGTGTCTGCCAGTGGTGCTCGCCCAAACCCACAAGGTTCTTTTAGATATGGCTCGATAAATGTGACTGATGTATACGTATTAAGAAATAAGCCACCTGTAACTATTGATGGAAAACGACGTACAACACTTAATGGGATCTCATTTGTCAATCCTCACACACCAATCAGACTTGCCGATTGGTACAGAGTGAAGAATGTATACAAGGCTGACTTTCCCAATTGGCCAATTACTGGACCTCCAAAGATGGAAACGAATATAATTAATGGCACATTTAGAGGATTTATGGAagtaatttttcaaaataatgacaCTAAGATGCAAAGCTACCACATGGATGGATATTCATTTTTTGTAGTAGG GATGGATTATGGTGAGTGGACGAATAACAGTAGGGGAACATATAATAAGTGGGATGGTATAGCTCGTTCCACGACACAG GTTTTCCCCGGAGCATGGACAGCTGTTTTAATCTCACTTGACAATGTGGGAATATGGAATATAAGAGCAGCGAACCTTGACACATGGTATCTCGGCCAAGAAACGTATGTAAAGGTTGTCAATCCAGAACCTACTACCAAAACAGAATTGCCCATCCCCGATAATGCCCTATTCTGTGGCGCTCTCAGCAAACGACAAAA GCCGCAAGACGTTTCTCCCGCAACATCGGTCAAGAGCCATAAGTCCAAGATTTTCTTTACTCTGCTGCTGGTGATGTGCGCATTTTTATCCATATCCCAGTAA